The sequence below is a genomic window from Ipomoea triloba cultivar NCNSP0323 chromosome 2, ASM357664v1.
atcttatataaaaaaatgttgatcAAACTCTCATTTaggcatttatatttataatagtatGCACAATTGCATAGTATCTTTTCGCTTGTAGAGTTTATCTTtaattcaatattataaaaattataataaaagttatattggatgaaaagataaatttaataataaaaatataataataatataagaatGAAATCAAATaagaattgatttgattttaaaaattattttttattccgataatataatattcctttttcttctttttcattcatttCATCATCGCTCTGCCTCATTTTTCTAACAATAACCACCGCAGAAATTTCTGACATTTCTACACTTcaatattgtaattattattccTAGCCTAAATTATAATGATAACtactataattttataaatttattatttcaatttttttaagaaaaatatgttTATCCTCTAAAGTTTCCCAATTCTACACTCTTcttcttgatttttttaatcaattaagaaatgtggaatataatatgcataaatatgaaAAGTTAAATTTATCAATACAAAATATCTAGACACAACCATAAAATAATCAATAGATATTTAATTCACCTATGAATTTATGCAAGTCAATAGATTTAGTCTACATGGAATCTCTATCTctatttcaatatataaaaagtcataaattattctcaaaaaaaataaaaagtcataAATACATACTTAAGATTTACTTATGCGGTTCAATTGTTTCACAAACATAAAGGTTTATTTAAGTTTGGAATGTGTTTTTTGTGTAGAGAAGTATGTACATACAATAACTTGACACAAATATTGAGAATTTTAGTTTTGGATGGACTCCTTGTACATAGAGGTAATATACCCCATAGGtttaagacttttttttttttttttaaagtatagtGGGGTTCAAATGTTCAATGACTGGCAGGACAGTTCTTTAGGTACAAAATTATACACTAAAAAGTCCAAAATATCGCCCAACGAAGCGGTTAACTAGGTGGGCACTTTGGCACAACGAGTACCATGATACATGAATCATGATTAGACATGTAttacataaatacatacataatattccTATACATGTGTAGTTGATGGAAACTAGTCGAGTTTGGCAGATAACTTTTGAAATAATACAACACTaagttactatatatatatatatatatataaagtgagAATTGATTTCAATAGTACATTAGATTTCATGAATGTTTaatgttttagtaaaaaaatatgaggccaaattataattatttaaaacttttaaaagcgGAGttcatttataattattataaatttaaaatttagtaacGATAAGATctaaccaattaaaattgaggGTATAGAAGTCCATTCAGTTTTTACCGTGAGAGCCAAGAGGTGTTCTCATCTGAACATTCATATGTGTACATGTACACTAAACGAATGCACCTCAACTGCTACACGAATGCACTGCAACTACTCTAAACCCTAACTTGAGGACGTGCGGATACCTTGCAGTGCATTTATGTAGTAGTTGCGGTCCTTtaagaagctaaaataattatTGTGCGTTCTTTCAGATTGCACGAGAAGTCTAGTTCACACTTGAGCGCgactatatatagatatagatattgtgtgtatgtgtgtgtatatagttGTCTTGAACTGATTGAAGGAGAGAGAATAATATTCCAATGGTCATGGGATCAGATCATCCGTCCACTAGGGTGTTCACGAGCAGGAAATTGCAAAAGCAGTGGGCCCTTCTCTAACCTAAATgattaagagagagagagagagagaaatgtgATGTGTATATATGCATGACAGCATGCATGATGGGAGGGGTCCATTAGTATCTGCTTGTGAATTCCACAGCGAAATGAGAAGAAGCCGATGTGGGACGACTGCATGAAAGAGTTAGGAAACAACTACATTAAGACAATCCAAGAAGCAAGACTACCATGTCCCCTGCACCCACATGCATCTTAAACCACCTTTCACCTCACCTCCTACGTACATCTATGtccatatatgtatgtacgtatatctctatatatgtgtgtatgtacatataaatacatattataTGGACTTTTGCCCATcaaattaatttcaaaaatgGTCTTTTAGGCTTTTAGCGAAGATGAACGGTGAAAAACACACTTAGGTATATATAAGACGAAATTTCTATAGTGACCGACGGCCATGAGTTCGTGCTTGTTGTTTTATATTAGGTACAATTATGCAAGTTATTTGAATTGTATCAGGTTCTAGGTATTTTCAACCTTATAATATCTCGtgtaataaaaaatatcatGCTTGATTGTATTTGGTGCAAAGGTACCAGTGTAAATAAACATATTAGAAAAATCACACGCACCTCTATATAAAGTTGTGGCAATAGATAAATGAATAGTATGTTAATGCAAATTATAAAGCTGGATAATCGATTCTTGTATAAATGTACCATACTAAAGATTTCTAGACCatgataaaatttgaattaactCACCGGGGTTGAGATATgagatgttatatatatatatatatatatagaacaatttatattctaaatttaattacattACAGGGTTAGTATTTACAAATTTTTGGATctaatcatttaaaaaaaaaaaaaaacttttctctATTTTAGATTGAACATTTTCAGCCGTGCAAATTATGTCACATCAATTGGCAattcaatttgaaaaaaaaaaatattaattctacAATTCTAATTTGACAATTATTTAggcatttataatataataagcaAAGTGCGTATTCCCCAATAAGTTTGAAAGTATTCCGTAATTgtgttttcaaattttgaacgcgTAATCTCTAATTATATTAGTTTGAATTACTTCTTCATAAGTCAGAATGGTGTGTTTATAGAGTCAATAATATAGTTCGATAAATCGAAGAAgttagttataaaaaaaaaaacaaaaatttgaaaCTATGTTGTGAGTCCGTCCGTGTTTTTCACGGCTTGTTTGGTGGGTGGGGAGGGTTCGTTTTTCACGGCCTGCAGGAGGCGTGGCTATGACTGTTCTTTGACTTGATGACAGTCACGTTTCGATTCCGACACAATACCGACTTATGCAAGCATCATGCCTTGCTCCTTAACAATtcacattttaatttgatttgtccGCTGATTGATTAACTTTCCTAAGCGTGACAATTTAGATGTGGTTGTGAATAATAACTTCTAAGAGTTTTATTAGTTTTTGGTAATAAATATCAAACAAtacataaacataataataattgatcCATCGTTGTTCAATTGTTATCTTTAATCTCACTTGTTttcttttatcattattatcgATCATTCACTTTGGTCTCCTATAGTATTacatatttctttttatatcaaaattttgtaattcaacataaaatataaaggggttgtttggtaaatagttattagttgattgtattagtgagtttgactagttgataacattaactgattgtaaaaagatgtttggttaaCTAATAGTTGATtgcatgcaaaatgactttttcaaaaagttgctttgattttttttttaaattttagtattttggagcaataagttgttacaaaaagttatttaatcaaacactcatattcactatttaaccaaatcaaacagttaatagtgaTTTACAGaagctaaaattgactgataagctaattatgttaTCAAACAGGGCCAACATATCGCATTAGAATGTTTTTTTGGGTCCTTCTCGACCTCCTTTTGGGTGTTTTTTGTCCGGACAAATAAttcaaagagttaattccagaaatggtccttcgactattgacttttaccaattttagtcatcgacttttaattttaccaaagttggtctcttaactattgattttgtaccaattttggtccttccgttaaatcaatgttaaataggtgttaaaattgatggcaaaaatgtcaaatcaaatattttaacctttcttcttcactttgtttcccctcctccattgcaagattatatagggaacaatgtgagtcaatatatttattttttacattttatgttaaattgtttcaagtaattaattttttttgttttttttttgtttacttcaatgtaatatatatactctgtaatattttttattattttttttgtaaattctcttattggatgtggagtgttattgtatattttattgttgtattaggtgtttttttttaattatttgatagcaaaaatggtAAAAAAGAGGAAACAAAGGgaagaagaaaggttaaaatatttgatttgacatttttgcccttaattttaacacctatttaacattgatttaacggaaggaccaaaattggtacaaaatcaatagttaagggaccaactttggtaaaattaaaagtcgaggactaaaattgataaaagtcaatagtcgaattaccatttctggaattaactctaattcaAATTACTGGCTTAAACAATATTTAAGAAAGAATgggaaagaataaaataaaataggtaGTGGGCCCACTTTAGACCCTACTCTCACTACAAACCACTGTGAAATGAATTGCCAATTCATCACTAATCTTTGTAATTACCAAGTGGGCCCTCACCTAAAGCACACACTCACTATGATTAATTGAACTGAATTGTCTTTTCACTAATCTTCATATAATTAACAACTTGACCTCATTAGTCAATACAGAATATAATCACTGCAAGTTAACTATGTATTGATCTGCCAATTCACTAATCCCTATAATTAACTTGTTGACTTCAATTTTAGAACATACTGCAAATCACTATGGATTGAATTGCCAATTCACTAATTCCCATAATTATGGGCTCCATCTTTTGAACATACTCATTAACAACGACTATGAATTGAATCCCTATTTTTACACCGTCAATATAGTGTCATAtatatcttaaaataatattaagttaaCAACGTCTAAACTATTAAGGCAATAATTTAGATGCCCACACGCGCACACAGATTTAcctgtttatttattatttttgagttgATGGTAATATAGAATTATTAACTCGGAATAAAGAAAAGCGATGGAGAAAATTAACTCGGGTGACTAGAATTAATTAGCCCGATTAAGATTGGAGAACAAATGAAAGGCTAAGACTTAAGAACAAGAAGAGTGTGGGGATATGGCAAGAGATTCATGATATTTAATTTGCTATTAAATACAagataattatgataattattaagTGTTTGAACGATAAAAATCGGTGTCTAAACAAGATAATCAAGTAACTATTTATACAATGGTGCTACAGCGGTGCTTTTGGGCGACACCTTGTGTGATTTGGGATCTCCTAGACAATTATAACAGCCTTGGGAACCACTGAGCTTCTTGTTGACCCGACCTCCTCGCATTAGGTTCACCCGTAAGAGGAGCGGGCGATTGATCTGGACTCACTTCGTATTTCTTGAACTTGAAAACTTGAACCGAATCGAATATTTCCATCAAAATATAACAAATTCAAATAAACTACATACttattattgtaaatttgaCTTTAGAAAATGGCACGTCGGCATAGCAGAGTCGTAGAGGAAACGCCACGAAGGCGGCGGCCACGTAATTCCTTTGGACACCGACTAATCACactgaattttaattttaatttttaaaatttttttgggcACGGGGAAAAACTCGTAGCTACTAACTTGACGGGTGTACACTAGCTAAATAGTTCTTAAGTCTAATACTCTACAaatcacgaaaaaaaaaaaacaacattaaaaaaacCTGTATGACAGGTTCAATAAAAATTACGATGACAATAATCAAACTTGTCATTCCCTATCTATTCGTCTACTCCTTTAGGGGCAGAAATCACAGTTTTTTGTTCACAAGTGGGAGAATTTGGGCACATTAAACTGCAAAGTCCAGCAATCCACTTGAACCATTCATGAACTGGCCGGATTACCAGTATTACATGATGTTGACTACAAGTCTGCAACTTGTCACGTTTGGAAGCCAATAATGGACTTGTCATTTACCATATACAGTCTCAGTTTCAGCTTTCTCTGCTCTCCGACAACCATTTCCCATTCCCTTCCAAGGTTGCTTCCTAGGTTGCATAAGTTAGAAGAAAAGCAACAAAGCAAGAATCCAGAAACAGGCAGTTTCTGTGTCTGTGTCTGAGCACATTTTAAGGGATTTCAAGAATTCTCTAAAGCTAGAAGAATACAGCAATCTGGGTAGGAAGAATAGATATTTGGTCTTCAGATTATGTAAAATGAATGGATCATTGACACCATAAACAACTAATACAAACTTGGGTCTCAACTACACCACAAAAACTAGTTTGTGTAGATAAGTTTCACCCTAAATATGTTACATATTCGAATGAATCGATTATACCATGGGcaagggttcatattgcattgtgaaccctgctacaaaaattttatacctACGATTAGTAGTTTATgtacatttaaacaaataacttgatcaTTActgacaataatataataactacatgtacagaaactgtcaactgcatgtacagaatgtgtcaactacagaaACAGAATCTGAAActtatttttggaccatggtttaCAATGCAAAATAGACCCTGAtcaatggtataatttgcctgaCAGAATGCATCAAATCATAAAATGAAAAGCCCACTTTTATGTGACCCAAGGATGAGCAAGGCCTGTTCAGAAAGTGAACCAGGTTGGTCAAACTTGGATCAAGATGTATCCAAAAACCATCAGTCAGGCCCAAAACAGATTTGGCCTACTCAGACTTTCACTGtgttttgtgtttggttggacaACACAACTATTAtcttgaacatatatataaaatataaacgtACCCTCTCACAATTGATAAAGATCATATCAGAACACATCCTTCACTGAACCCATCAGTGTCATATGAGGATTGTCATCAGCTTAGACTTTGAGTTGAGACCGACCATTATACAATGTGTCGATCAGGTCCCCAACACTACCCGCTTTTCGTATTGCAGATCTTTGTCATATCTGATTGTGAAAAAACCACACAGGTAGAGCCTTTCCAGAGATGAGCCCTGCCAAGAAGGAGTTGCAACTGAGGAGTTTGGTCATTTCTTTACTTGAACAAGGAATATCCTTAGTGGAAGCCATTATAGGTAGTAAGCACATGCCTTTCACAAAGGGCTGACATTGCAGAGGACTATTGTATCTGTAACATAATTCTTCACAGCAGGTGTGTGATAATGGAGGGGCTACTGATGATTTGTACACTCAGCGCACCTACCAAGTGGCAGCATTGAACAATGTTGGTTACAGCCTAACTTGCTAAACTTGGGTATGTAACAGACTCAGCATTGTTTGCACAATCATCATTCAATAATGCATATATGTCTTGGGGGAATGTAGAAGGAAGGGTTGGGGAGAGGTCAAACAAGGTTCATTCCGCTTTGCGTCGAAATGGATGGTCGAGTGGGTGGAGTTGGTTCTTATAATGGAAAGTTACAAATTCGATTCTGGCCATCATTCTCATGGTCAAGCCTGTTGCACAAGATTTTTCTAAtgtgattatatatatctcttgtGTGGGTTGCGGGCTATTACATTGGAACATGATTTATCATGTGGCCAACTGTCACCCCAAAAAGGTTCATTCCGCATTGGCCATTAGGTATTTGTAGAGTCCATCTCCGATATTGCATTATTTGAGTTAGCAGCCCGCTTATTGACTGCTTAAATCTCCACACAAAGAGGTATCTACAATTCTCAGTAAGGGGATTAGTTGTATTCGACGATGAAACCCTgggtacaccaaaaaaaaaaactaagagtTGGATTTCGATCAAGAttccataataataaataactttttgataagcatGATGTAACAATTGCATAGGAAGTGGAACTCAGATACAAACTAAGAAACCAAACATGGAGTTAACTTTCATTTTGTCAATCAAAACGGAAATACTTCTATCTCAAAATTaacaacttaaaaaaaaacatacagaaaaaaaaacaaaaaacaaaaaaacagaagaatcCGAAACATAAAGATGAATCACAATATCGATCAGACAAAGGGAATAGAGCTGACACAGAAACatcaaaaaagaaattaaaaaagcaAGATACGTGGGAAGGCAttagacaaaagaaaaaatatcaaaaaacaGTTGCAGGTTTTTCTCATTATCCCAAAAAATCTCagattttgatttgtttggCAGAAATTTTAGTGAAAAACTTGAATCCCTAAAGAAACCACCTATTGGCATTATTGGCCAATAGGTTTGAATCGATATGTGTAACTTAAGTTGGTTAATCTCCTTGCAATCATTACCGACTAGAGTTATTAGGCAGCTTCACCCGAAGTACACATTTAAGTAGCGATCATTACAATAATAAAGTTTTTGCATGAAAATAGGGTGTGTGTCGTTAAGAATCATAAAATAACAGAAAAAAGATGGAAAACATGTGTATGTGCCTAATACTATAATagtaacaaaaatattataaacacacaaaaaacaaACTTTCTTCTAATGTGAAAAACATAGTGGTTGCCTAGACTGCCATAttgatgatgaattgatgaGTTGTTCTCTTCCCAATTTCCACCTTCAATGGAAATGACGGATGCCGTACCCCTCCAATACAAAGGTACTACGCTGCATTGCTGCAtcaaacttatgattttttttgagtagtactgactctattacaacttatatgttcatacatactttctaaacctattaaagcacaaaaagtctGTGCCCCGTTGAAATTCGAACCTATGACATCCTATTtggtacatgtatatataagaGGTGCAAGCCTCTTTCGGTACGAATAGGACTAAGTTCAATGTGTGACTGCATGGAAAAATCTGTGATCAGacaaaaaatatctaaaataaTGTTAGTTGTAATTTGGATTGTGGTAATATTTTATCAATTACCACCTTCAGTTTAATGACCAAttgatgacctaattgcattggCGAACTATTTGCTAAATTGTATCAAATTGAGGAGTTGAGAGGTCTCTAATTGGAACATTTTATAGTTTCATGACCTAATTACGTTTTTTGCTTATAGTTTGAAGGTCTATTTGATCCTTTTTTCTTGATCAAAtgatgtataagtttatatttattggtGTATcttcattaatttattaaaatcaaaagcttataattttaattttaaaatatcaataatttTAAGTGAGTCCACTCGATAAAGTGACAAACACAAAGTTTAGGATTAAGAAAACAAGTTAATATGATACAAAATACTTTATTCCGGaatagtattacatttcaaTCTTAACCTAACTCGTCTCACAGATAAGCGGTCTGACACAAGAgactcaaaattattatatatgtccGATCTCTTTTTCTTCACTATTCACCATTTGTCACGCATGATATCTAAAGAAGTAAGGAGTATGTGTATAATTAATTCTAACTTTTTGTCCTTTGCTTATTACGGTTAATCTTGAAGTAGTTCAAAATCTTATCAACTAGAAATatgaaagatatatatatatttactcaaagttgttttgttattattacttgttactttaatttgttagcCATTTTTGACTCTTTGAAAGCCTGACCTAGTCACCTAGCTAAGGCATTATTCACTTGCCTAGACTAGCTATAAATAGGGGATCAATATGTTGCCTTCTCTTCATCACCCCCTCACATAGCTATACTAACTACATAAACATGGGTGCTACCTCTAGCCTTTGGCTATTATCCATTTCTTTCCTCTTGTTAGTCTATGGAGGTGTTGAAACCCAAGCCTCACACATTGTTCTACAAAACCTTGAAGCTCTCCAACCACTTTTCCCCAACCATACGTATAGAACCTCTTTTCATTTCCAACCTTCTAGGAATTGGATGAATGGTACACTCTATTTGTCATCTAAACCTACGAATAATTAATGATCTAATTGAGTATATATTTaacttttttagtttgaatCAGTCAGTTTTGGGTAACTTAAACTGGTTTACATTCTTTTGAGTTTttgctggctagggtcacaacACGGGTTTCACCCAGAGTACACCTTCGGGTTGCTGTAGGGTTTCCcgtaaatcaaaatatatattgtttttattgtcTTTTCTTGCAATTATACCATAACAttgctaattgaaaatgtttcCTTTTTATGCATGTAATGTGCCACATGCGCGTTCCTTTGTCAACTGAAAACTCGATGTATTATACATTTGCAGATCCTAATGGTGAGTTTTTGTAGTTATTGACACTCAATAGTTattttgcactttttttttagtactactgactctattacattgtagtatatgttcatttaTACTTTTTCAACATGTTCAAGTACATAGAATCAATATCGCCTTCACCGAGACTCTGATCTCATGAAGTCCTATTTTGCACTTGTTTACATCATTTTGGTGTGTTTTTTAGGGCCTATGGTTTATAAAGGAGTGTACCATTTCTTCTACCAATACAACCCAAAAGGTGCAAGTTTTGGCAAGATATCATGGGGACACTCTACTTCAAAAGACCTACTAAACTGGAGAGCTCATATCCCAGCACTCTCCCCATCCCAGCCGGCGGCTGATATCAACGGCGCATGGTCCGGCTCGGCAACAATTCTTCCGAACGGCTTGCCGGCGTTGCTCTACACCGGCGTGGATTCAAGAAACCGGCAGGTCCAGAACTTGGCCGTGCCCAAAAACCCATCCGACCCGTACCTCCAAGAATGGGTAAAATCGCCCCGGAATCCACTAATCTCGCCAAACCATTACAACAAGATCAATGCGACGTCGTTTAGGGACCCCACCACCGCCTGGCGAGGCCCTGACGGGAATTGGAGAATCCTAATCGGGAGCAAAGTTGAGCGCCGGGGATTAGCTATCCTGTACAGGAGTAAGGATTTCGTTCGCTGGGTCCAAGCCAAACGCCCTCTTCATTCAGCTGAGGGTTCGGGAATGTGGGAGTGTCCCGACTTTTATCCCGTTTCTACTAACCCAACCGGCCTGGACACGTCCTTAGTTGGTTCCAGGATCAAACATGTGTTGAAAATTAGCCTGGATGAGTCTAAGCATGATTACTACACGATTGGAACGTACGATCATGCCAGGGATAAGTATATCCCGGATAAGGGATCCGTGGATAACGACTCCGGGTTAAGATATGATTATGGGAAGTTTTATGCCTCCAAGACGTTTTATGACAGCTTAAAGAGAAGGAGAATTCTTTGGGGTTGGATTAATGAATCCTTGATCGACACTGAATATGTTAAACAAGGATGGTCTGGAGTTCAGgtaatttaattcttatattttttttttaaattacaagtGAAACCCGTAATCACTACTCAAAGATGTGCAATCAATAAATTATAGATTGTGAGTCTACTTGGCAAAGAACCACAATGCATAACCAGCTTAGATTTTCATAATTGATTAACTCAAACCAGTAAAGCCAATAACATGATCTGATAGTCAAACTTAGaattttgtggttattaaacTAAGATTGTGATTAATTTGGTTGAGTTCGTCCaatttaattcttttcatttaattaattactaataactaattataaAACATCTAtttaactagtcaaactcattaacagctatttaccaaacacccctgCCATCTTCTTTTCCAGGGAATTCCAAGAACTGTTTGGCTTGATAAAACTGGAAAACAGCTGGTTCAATGGCCAGTTCAAGAACTAGAAAAGCTACGTTCAAATAAGGTTGAGATGCCCAGTACCATGCTCAAGAAAGGATCTGTATCTGAAGTTTCAGGAATCAGTGCCGCACAGGTATATATAATTCtaatcattattaattatacTCCGAATTATAaactgtatatacatatattacaagATTTATGTATGACAGGCGGATGTGGAGGTTACCTTTAAGATAATGGAGTTTGGGAAGGCAGAAAAAATGGAGGAAAGATGGAGGGAAGACCCTCAAGTGTTATGCAGCCAGAAGGGGGCATCAGTACGAGGAGGAATAGGCCCATTTGGGTTGAAGGTTTTGGCTTCTCAAAACAGGCAAGAATACACAGCAGTGTTCTTCAGAGTCTTCAAGGGAAACAACAATAATCCTGTCGTGCTCATGTGCAGTGATCAAACCAGGTCTATACATTTCAGTTTTGTCGTATTCTTTTTGAGTGATTTGATGGTAAACCCACCCGCCACTCCTGCCTTGTAACCCTAACCCAGAATGGTAAACCAATATTGGGTTTTCATACTCTTCCCTTGTGACCCTAATCCATAATGATAAATCAATCTAGGTTTTCTATACTCCTTCCTTGTGACCCTAATTCAGAATGGTAAACCAATCTAGGTTTTCTATACTCCTGCTTTGTGAACTTAATCCAGAACGGTAAACTAGTCTAGGTTTTCTATAGTTAACTCACTCAAATCAAAAAGGTCGGCCAATAGACTGCATTGActggagtcgaacttgtaacattgtagTTACAAAGTCAATAATTTGACCAACTTGGTTAGGGTTGTCCGTTTTGTCGTGCTCTAAGTGTATTATTGTGTTTGGCATGTTCTGCAGGTCTTCACTAGACAAGAAGACAGATAAGACTAGCTATGGTGCATTTGTGGATGTAAATCCTATGCAAGAAGAAATATCACTCAGGATCTTggtcattctctctctctctcttcactgTTCTGAAAGGAGCATTAGTTAAGGTTGTTTGATTATGAGTGTTTTCATGACACTGTTGATGTTGCAGATTGACCACTCCATGGTGGAGAGCTTTGGAGCAAAAGGAAAGGTTTGCATTACTTCAAGGGTTTATCCCACAAAGGCTATTGGTGGGAAGGCACACTTGTATGCATTCAATAATGGAGTCCACAGCATTAAGCTCTCCAAGTTGACTGCTTGGTCCATGAAAAAACCAACCATCAATTGACTCCTCAATATTTGTTACCAAGGAC
It includes:
- the LOC116010668 gene encoding beta-fructofuranosidase, insoluble isoenzyme CWINV1-like — translated: MGATSSLWLLSISFLLLVYGGVETQASHIVLQNLEALQPLFPNHTYRTSFHFQPSRNWMNDPNGPMVYKGVYHFFYQYNPKGASFGKISWGHSTSKDLLNWRAHIPALSPSQPAADINGAWSGSATILPNGLPALLYTGVDSRNRQVQNLAVPKNPSDPYLQEWVKSPRNPLISPNHYNKINATSFRDPTTAWRGPDGNWRILIGSKVERRGLAILYRSKDFVRWVQAKRPLHSAEGSGMWECPDFYPVSTNPTGLDTSLVGSRIKHVLKISLDESKHDYYTIGTYDHARDKYIPDKGSVDNDSGLRYDYGKFYASKTFYDSLKRRRILWGWINESLIDTEYVKQGWSGVQGIPRTVWLDKTGKQLVQWPVQELEKLRSNKVEMPSTMLKKGSVSEVSGISAAQADVEVTFKIMEFGKAEKMEERWREDPQVLCSQKGASVRGGIGPFGLKVLASQNRQEYTAVFFRVFKGNNNNPVVLMCSDQTRSSLDKKTDKTSYGAFVDVNPMQEEISLRILIDHSMVESFGAKGKVCITSRVYPTKAIGGKAHLYAFNNGVHSIKLSKLTAWSMKKPTIN